The window tagtgtttaaaattggtactgcagtccaaattctaaacattgtagagagctgtctcccccccctcctctctagagtggatgctcactcaggtcaccatgtggtggactctgaagcttcagtgtttatccagctctgcatgggtctgtaaacctttctgtgttctaacctctctccatttttcaaaagctctCCACACCGGAGATGAGTCCAATGAGGGTGGTGTCGTCTGGGAACTTGAGGAGTTTGACAGACTGGTAACTGGAGGTGCAGCTGTTGGTGTACAgggagaagagcagaggagagaacGCAGCCTTGAGGGGAGCCAGTGCTGATGGTCTTGGGGTCTGAGACATTCTTCCCCAGCTTCACCTGCtgactcctgtcagacaggaagtcaggatTATTGTAAtgaaagcagagctgaaatccacaaacaggatcctggcGTAGGTTCCTGCTGAGTCCAGATGCTTGAGGATGGGGTGGAGGGCCAGGTTGACAGCATCATCCACGGGTCTGTGATGCCTTTGAGGTGGGAAAGCACAAGGCGCTCAAAAACCTTCATCACCTCAGAGGTCAGGGCGACCTCTGCTGGgcgaaaaaagggaacaatgtgagtaagagcaaacgatcagctttgagtctgattggacacacaggtgctgacaggaagtgaccagaggcaaagcacaacattgagggcagttcttgagagctctaatcagtatagaaaccatcttataagtcgtccttatcaaacaaaaaccatcgtcattaccatcatcatcatcaataatatggagaccatcatcattaagttagtaggtattcatgaaagagctgggtctttagctttttcttaaaggtgcagagggactctacAGAtaaaatggagtttggaagttcattccaccaccagggggcgacagaggagaagagtctagtcagagacttaggaccctgttgtgaaggttggatcagatgcctttcacTGGCAGAGTCTCCGACTGTTTAGTATTTCTTACCAACATGTTCCTGCTCTGCTGTCTTTTcaggtcactctttaactcagGGATGTCAGAGTTCTATTGGGtcgggggccggatttgttcaaatgagccctcaagtgggccggactaattttgccaacatcactataactcaacacatggatatataggcaAATGTATGCTTGTGTagaaaactttaacattaacattaatcaGAGGGGttaactgtcattgcaaactggatgttggcacatggaaatatttaaacgtatcacattacagaagaaaatataaataattatgttttgtttgagattattatattatatttaaatattgctgtttaaaggttatagaaactttgactcaggttattctacctgccctgtgatcagtgcattagagagagagagagagagagagagaaagagagactttagatgtgtgtgtgtcaggccacagcacagtttgcactcgttaaggttcattacagataaaacctgctcacatgaataagttgtcacaaacacacagagtattTGATGCAAAGACCGaagtcatcttcaggtattttagtattaggcattataaaatgataacatgtttccaaaccaaaagacttgaattgatccttaaGCGTTacgcactgcagtctgatcagctccgtgtggagtgcaCGTTCATCAACTAACTCAGTTAAACGACATTTCATATGAGTCTGGCAGCCCGTTATTCTACGTGTCCGTAATATCGTGAtttaactctgtcactgacttttttgcgtcttgaatctgtgccatctccgtgcgcaATTCGAGAcagcattttagcgctgctccacagttaaaccagcggacctctgtataattggacagcctgtgcgtgatatcgtgaatagttttatttttacggtctgatgaaagctggtgataacaacaggctactgcatttagaagtgatgttgcgctgaaacttttaggtgatcaacacaacacgttcacgtctgggtgacctaaaaatgaaccatctgtaattaaaaatcagttaatattcattttaacttactgtttttacatttaccaGAGGTAAAACTAGTCGGGAGATGCATCAGGCTCAAAGTGAGGAGAcgtctgggccgttacgcatGACGGAGatggttgttttttatttgcacgagctgctttttgtggctcactccataggaagctttgttattatcagccaaaacttttgttttacatcagtcaagacaggagaaactgttAAGAAGTGTGGACAGAACCGAAGACCGCCATGATGCGCGCACAGTACAGCGGTGTGCCTGTGGTTAAGTCCCGTAAGCTTTGATgaaattctggcaacttgtgaccaaataaaactaaagaaatatcgctccttcgatctctcttgaaaacctgcattctgtgtcacctctctcaagTGTTCAGCCTGTTATCTGATGTGATAACAGGCCACTCGTCTTTTGTATGattactccctgctgagaagataattcaaagtgccccgtttaattcatattcgtatcatgatatcgacctttacgttgctcattttacatagcttttaatacaattcggggaaaatacgtattacaaatatttaatttataaaaaatctcaaaatatttttcaatacatttcctccttcttcccaaaacggcTCGCGGGCCGtgtgaaacctgctgtcgggccgtATGTCTGACATCCCTGCTTTAACTGAAGTCATTGTTTACAGAAAACGAATACAGGGAACTGaggacattgtttttaaatcacaacatATTTAGACTTTGTTTTCTCATTAGTTGTTAAATATTTTTCCATGCACAACTTGAGTTTATTGAGCCAGCTTTTGTGCAACTAATTCTTGCCCCCCCAAGGTTTACACAGAAAGCACACAGATCACATCCAGATGTGGACTTTCTGGGAAGTCTTCCTCCTACAATGAGGCTGCTGCTCTGGGACCAGTTTGGCTCTCACTTTGCGTCGAGCATCTTATTGATTTGCAGCCTTGGTAATGGTCCTAAATCAGTGCCATGTTCTTAGGAGCTCCATTCGTGGACTCCTACTCCACCTCCTCAGCAAGGGCAACAAAGACACACTGCTTTCAAAACCTCCAGAAGCTTTTTTGAAAGCGCACAGGGCAGGGTTGTGAGATCGGTGAGAGTCATGAAGCGTTTACTTTTGGTGGTTTTGAGTTTGCTGCTGTCTCTTCAGCGTGCTCGTGGAATAAATAGGAACTGCAAACCAGTGACGTCCCCCTTTTGTCAAGGTTTAGGATACTCCACTACGGCCAGTCCGACTGGAGTTGCGGGCTACAGCCTGCAGCAGATCGGTCAGCTGGTGGAGACGGCGTGTTCTCCACACATCGCCATCCTCATGTGTCGCGTCGCAGTGCCTGAATGCGGCTCGGAGGACGTCAACCGGATGAAACCGTGCCGAGCTCTCTGTCAGAAGGTCAAGACCGACTGTGAGTCGACCTTCAAAGCCAGGAGGTTGTCCTGGCCAGTGAGGCTGCGCTGTGAGTCTTTACCTGAGAATGATTGTGCCCAGGTGAGTGAGAATACTaatgaaacctttatttatgAAGAACTTTACATACCATTAAAAAGCCAATAAGTACAAGTTTATGGAattttataaaacacaacacatagtGATAAAACAATAACCAGTTTAGTCGAGGGCACTCTGGaacctgttttttgtgtgttttcaggtacTCAAAATGCCAAGATGTGACAAAAGGTATTCTGTTTTCAGCTAAAATAGTAAACGAGAAACATTGTTGTAGCTTGGTTACAGGTCCAGTCATATTGAACTTTCCATAAATGTGAGCGTCTGCTTCAAACCGACACCTGAATCTGATCCGCTGTGGACTGTGCCCACCTGAGGGTCCTTTTAACGTCTTGACAGGAAGTTTAATGTGTGCCAAGGTTAGCTGAAGCAGTGCTGCGCTGTCAATGGTCACAACGCAAGGACCCACAGAAATGGTTTAATTAACACCTGGGCTAAGCAGCCAGGTACACTTTGACCAATCATTTGGTTCTTATAGACGGCTAGTGTCCCATGACGCCATCAACAAATCCCAATTGGCataactctaaaaaaaaatttaaaaaaaaaaacgggggCAGGTGCTTTTAGGGTTGTTGGAAAATACAGAagaatatttttaatttctgagtcagcactgaaatgtgtttttgttcaaacagGGTCAAGTGAGCCAAGCTGCTCCAgaagctcctgctgctgctgctgcaacatgTGAGACGATAACCGTCCCTCTCTGCAAAGACCTTCCCTACACAGAGACGATCATGCCCAACCTTATTGGCCACAAAAGTCAAGTGGAAGCTGGCCTGGATATGCAACAGTTTTCATCCTTGGTGAGGGTGGGCTGCTCCCCTCAGCTAAAGCCTTTCCTGTGCTCCCTCTTCGCTCCTGAATGTGAGGCTGGAGAAGCTCGACCTCCCTGTAGGACACTCTGTGAGCAGGCACGCTCCGGCTGCGAATCTCTGATGAACAAATTTGAGGTCCAGTGGCCTGAATCTTTCCAGTGTGACAAGTTTACCACTGAATCCTGTGAACGAGTAAGTCACCTGCTTTTGACTCTTTGAAgaatggatggatttattttcatcaaacaCCAAAGACCTCAAGTCTAACACCTTCCTAAATCTTAAAACGTTTAACAGAGACTATGGAAACTATTTCCTGTTCTTtagctgctgctaatgccaggacaGGTTTCCTTTACATTATCCTTATGTGTCCTTGGTAAAATTTCCTTGAATACAAGAAAGTATTTGGCAAACTAAACTTCCTAACTAAGcaacaagcagcaacctctgatgttgtaaaatgaagccaaagctgaagtgaaaaaaaaaaatgcagttcctggagtgtccacttgaggctggctccggTAGACCCGACAGTCCCACACacaccccatattaaaatgtccgTTTTGACAGCAGAATTGAACACGTTAAAAGCCTGGTACAACAAAATgattttggtctgattagttaatGTTTCTAGCGGCATACACTGTTCAGGATTTTTTAGCCTTTAGAGGTGACCTACACTGCTTTCTGTTTCAAAGAAGAACATATAGCCTGCATACAGGGAGACCATATGGCTGCTATAATTGgaataaaggaacatttttaaattgaaaacatggaaatgtgCTCCCAAAATAAACGTCTGTAATTTGTTTCCAATTATACAgtaaacatgaacagaaaatGAGATGCcagggaggagaaaagaaaatcaacagagGGATATGCTTATGTTGAGTACctattgttttagtttgaaataaacatgctttgtctgtttaaaaacattttttgctttAGGACTGCTTTCTGACCAGCAGAAACTCAGACTGCTTTACAGACTCGTACACGTTGTGTGCTGTCTCTTCAGTCCATTTGATGTTCTCGTAACTCAAGTTGCTGCTATACTTTCCATCAACAGAGCACTTTGGTGAATGCAACAGAGGGATTTGTAGTTTTCattgcccagggacaacagatggaaattagctagctagctaaatctggtacaaaacatcgcttctcttctgagactaatgttttgttttttgtacactgtcccagACTCAAATAAACGATTAAACTAACtcaactgttttgattttaCGATTTTAAAGTGTCCCGATTTGCAGGTTTGTAAATATGGTAACAGTTCATAAACACATTGCCCACATTGTAATGGGCTGCAAAAACCAGTTCTGGATCTTTCTGAAACTGACagcttgttttctgtcttttcaaaaCGATCGGCTAAAGTCGGAGTCAGACAATATGTCCTGTAGGTATACTTGTGACAAACATCAGGCATACATTACTTGTTtatctgtgtttcttcttttccaGAGACCAGCCTTCATTTTGCCAACAATACCCTCTGGAGTGTGTCAGAAAATCTCTGTTCCCCTCTGTATCGGCCTACCTTACACCGAGACCGTCCTGCCAAACCTGCTCGGCCACGTACATCAGAGGGACGTAGACCAGGCGATACAAACCTTCGCATCGCTTGTACAGGTGGAGTGCTCCCCCCATCTGAAGCCGTTCTTGTGCTCCGTTTTCACCCCTGAGTGCCAGTCAGGAAGACCTCGGCCTCCCTGCAGGACGCTCTGTGAGCAGGCACGCTTCAGCTGCGAACCTCTGATGAACAGGTTCGGATTAAGGTGGCCCGAAACCCTCAAGTGTGAAAGATTTACAACCGAATCCTGTGAACATGTAAGTATACTCTGATTCTACTCCACACCATAGACCGTGTATAATAAGTGGACGTAgccactgtgatgtcatgacTTGAAGATAGTGAGGGTTTAGCTAGCGTGGTTAAAGGAGCAATTAGTCTGTTCttaatgaaatgataaaggtatcttactatctgatcagacagtaaggaaacatgctatgttgaagtgctggcttctctgacaacaatgcagcagccagtatgtcctccttctaactttagattctgctcctgaatgctctggatttgtttggaccagagaaggtaggcggttttaaggcgacccccccacacggctgttttggacgcccctcggtttgtcagatatgagagcagttatcaggtcaaaccaacaagagaagtggttcaggtagaagtgattgtacccgacctaaaaagcctctgcatgtttctaataagctccacgagcagaaacgtgctcaaacttagaacacagaaaggtttacagacccatgcagagctggataaacactgaagcttcagagtccaccacatggtgacctgtgtgagcatcaactctagagaggagggggggagacagctctctgcaatgtttagaatttagactgcagtacccattttaaacactaggtgtcagagtttcACATTACTCCTTTAACTTATTATAACCACTTTTTTGAgaatttttaacttttgttttaaataattgacTTCGCATTAATaggcaacacacacattttacaggCCATTTAACCAGGTCTAAGAAAATAACACTTTGAGTGACAGTGTGcacctgtgtcttgtttcaGTTCGGAGTCGGCAGCAACGGGAGGATCTGTGAGCCCATCACCATCCCGGTGTGTCAGGGCCTGTCCTACAACCTGACCATCACTCCAAACCTCCTGGGACACGCCAGCCAAAGAGATGCAGTGATGAAGATGTCCTTCTTCAACTCCTTTGTGCAGAAACTGTGCTCAGTGGACATCCGCCTCTTTTTGTGTACAGTGTACGCCCCCAAGTGTGTGGCGGGGGAAGTGCAGAAGCCCTGCAAGTCCTTCTGTGAGAGAGCCAAACGAGGCTGCGAGGATTTGATGCACAGTTTTGGTGTTTCCTGGCCAGAGGAGCTGCAGTGTAACGCCTTCCCAGAGGAGATGTGTATATCTGTAAGAACTTGATGTTTCTAATGACCGGAGAATTATGAgcgctgaaaatgaaaagataCAATTTTCTaactttatttctctttcttcttttttttttacaggaggaCAGCAGGCCCGACGTATGTCACTCTGCCAAGTGTTTTCAAAAATTTGGAGTTCaaagttttgttgttattgagaAACACATCTAAAGCTATAATATTTACAGATATTGATCTATTCTGTTTGCCTGTCTAAAGGTTGGTTTAAGGTTGGGAACCTGGTGAGGGATCAAGTTTATTTTTACACTAGTGACATCTACTGGTTGATGAAGGGCTCTGCGTGAAGAGTTTTTATCTGTGTATCCACAGCCCTGTTCTAAAAATTATATATGTGAActtattttaagaaaattaaCTGGTAACATTTGTTTGCACCATTGGCAACAAGCAATTTAGGCCTTTTTGTTGCTCATAATATCTCACAATAAGATGTTTATTGGACTTGTCAGGTAAGGTTGCTAGTTAGTACTTTCACTTGTAAAAAATTTGTTTTGCATAGTTTGCTCTTTCCATAAAAATGTCGAAGCAAAAACTTGTGCACACTGTTTAACTTGCAATGGACTTACTTCCCCTTGAATTTGAAGTTAGACAGTGTACAAGAGTTTGCATGTAATTTTACTAAGTacttaaatagtttaaattgtgacttagctaataaagaaaaagtttGTCCTGATGTCAAACAAAGTTTGAAAGTACTGAAAGTTCGAGGCACTCTGATGTCgtataaaaatcctttattaaaCAGGGATATGagtttaaattgtgactttggaaATGTCTTCACAGGTATAGAAagggtaataaaaaaaatgttttatttgcatgtgtgtacCCACAAACTTCACGCCAGTGTCagagtcagtgccccagttgcCCTCCAGTCAAAAAAgcctggacacgcccctgcactGTGTATCAAAAAGTCCCAAACGTTTAGTACTTATTAGAAAATAACGAAGCCGAAGTTTTAAGTTTAAGAGATTGTTGATTTGAGTGGCTGTTGAACATTAGAGAAGTGCAAATCCTGCAGCAGGACTGTGTTCTTCAACATCTGTTTGAATTTAACAGCAcagtttttcagaaaaaaaacggcTTATATTTTTTGCTAAACGTATTTAAGTTATCATTTTTGCTTTATAATTACATTTATCAGCTTATTGCATGTTGTGTGTGAAGATACAAACTCTCTTGTCCTTGTTTCCAACAGGTGCTGACTGCTGAGGATGTTGTTGCTAAGCTGATTGCTGCTGGATATTCTGTCCGTGGCCAATGTTGGTTCATTTCTCTTTAATTCTAATCTAACTTGTTTGTAATCTATGAGACCGTTTTTACACTAACGCTCACTTTAATTTCCCTCAATTTAGCTCTGACTCTGAGGACGGCTCACCTCCTGGTGACTCTCATGGATGTATCCTTCACTTTGTCACACTTCACTACAGTTTCTGTTGACCTGCTCAACCTCAACCTCTGCTTTTAACCACATGTAGTGATCATAATTAGGTTGTCATACACTTCCAGTCcccagaaaacaaaaaatggtgGAGTGCTCCCTCCAGGTAGGGAGTGAGTTTTTGCCCCAAGTGAAGGAGTTGAAGTATCTTGGGGTCTTGTTCGTGAGTTTGAGAAAGATGGAGCGTGAGATTGACAGGCGGGTTGGTTCAGTGTCGGTAGTAATGGGAGCATTGTACCAAACCGTCATGTTGAAGAGGCAGCTAGTTTCCTCTGAAGGGTTTCTTGGCTCAGCAATAGAGATAAGGTGAGGAGCTCAGGATTTTGGAGGAGCTGGGAGTACAGCCACTGCTCCTTCAAATTCAAAGGAGCCATTTGAGGTGGTTTGGGGATCTGATTaagatgcctcctggacgcctctcTTTGGGGGTTTTCCGGGCACGTCCACCTGAGAAGAGACTCTGGGTAAACCCAGATTGTGCTGGAGGGATTAAACATCCCATTTGTCCAGGGAACACCTTGGAATCCTCCAGGAGGGAAATGTTACTGGGTAGTTTCTGGGAGTCTCAGATACCACAAGCTGAAGAAgatcaatggatggatggatggacattACTAGCCCCATCCCATCATCAAgacattaaatataattttctcATAAATCAGCTTCTGTATCTTCCTTTGAGGGGATTAAACAAACTGTGAGTTCAGAAGGAGCTACATTTCCTCCCAGACAACCCGGCTTTATGTGTGTCTTGCTTACTTCAGCAGCAACCTTCAATTCCTTTGTTAGACATAGAAGCAGCCATCATGCACTAAGCTCTTTAACCAGAACTTTCAggcagataaaactgaagacCTGGATTCGGTGGAGGTTTTCAAAATGGAGCACTATGTGGCTGTGGTCAGGAGGGAGTACGTGGAGAGCTACGAGAGTAGGAATCCTCCGTCTGTCACTCAAACCCAGCTGAAGAAAGCTCTGTCTGCCCGCGGTAACACACTATGTCTTTAATATTACAGGACCAACACATAGATAATAACACGACCTAGTGGCAAACCGTTATCTTCTTCTTTACGTAGAGTTTAACATCGGCGAAGAAACCTTCAGGACTCTGTGGCGCGACCATCGAACTGAAAACGGGATCGAATATGACGACTTTGTGGCGGTCATCATAAAACTTCAGATCCTCACAGGTAATCCAAacaaaagttgtatttttatatattcaacACATCGTAATAAAACAAAGTTGCAAAGTAGAGGAGTAATatttaactctgacacctggtgtttaaaatgggtactgcagtctaaattctaaacatcatagagagctgtgtctccccccctcctctctagagtcaatgctcactcaggtcaccatgtggtggacactgaagcttcagtgtttatccagctctgcatgggtctgtaaacctttctgtgttctaacctctctccatttttcaaaagcatctcagaatcagaatcgttttttattgccaagtacatttacacattacacaaggaatttgacttggtgtattggtgcaaaaaaacagttaagaaaggaaataaagcaaaaatagcaacaacttaaataataaaatatggaagcaattacaatatataatatacaatttaaaatgtaaaaatataagaaacaaaaaatgtacacaatGTGCAATGAAAGATCTTTGCAGTTTGACAGTGAAACAGGACAgttgggtgacgtcactcaggcttcatccattaatatttacagtctatcgTTTGGATGGAAAAGAGTTATTTTCAGGacatgtgggttttttttacttctctttGTTTGAGTTCTAATTATTTGCCTTCTGTCTCAGAACGCTTCGAGTCACAACTTCTCAATCTGCCGTGTGACTGCAAGGTGGCCAGCTTCTCCTTCAGACAGGtgagtttgaatgttttcatcaacATAATTAAAGCAATGGTCATTAGTTTAGCAGGAAGATAAATCTGTTTTAGAGGACTGACATTACAGTGATACAACAATGCAACAGAGACAGGTACCAAGACATTCAGTTAAACAATTGGCAAATAATTGAGAGgatataaaatagaaaaactaATCTATATACAGCAGTCTGATAAACAGGAGAGTAGCCTGCAAGATTAAAGAACGCGCAAGGGAATCTatgattaaaaatacaaactttatATTTCAAAAATTGTGAACTGATGATTGTTTTGTacagaaaatatattaaaggtgacatatcctcctcctcttcaaccagtttaaatacagtaagtctcagagctcctcaaaacatgtgtgtgaagtttcttgttctaaatccactctgatcctgtatttgatcatatctataaacccctctatttcagccctgctcagaacaggctgtttctgtgtctgtacctttaaatatgtaaatgagctgtgtctgaccacgccccctctctggaagggctcgggtgcctcaggctttctcgctccatgtcctattgtttacggtgagaaggcagactcagagggcagaacaaacacctagctgtgggaatgtcacccacctgggggaggggctactgccctttgtgatgtcatgaagggaaaatctccaaacggcctgtttgagcacacattttctgaacagtggagcaggcaaaag is drawn from Labrus bergylta chromosome 8, fLabBer1.1, whole genome shotgun sequence and contains these coding sequences:
- the LOC110000876 gene encoding atrial natriuretic peptide-converting enzyme codes for the protein MKRLLLVVLSLLLSLQRARGINRNCKPVTSPFCQGLGYSTTASPTGVAGYSLQQIGQLVETACSPHIAILMCRVAVPECGSEDVNRMKPCRALCQKVKTDCESTFKARRLSWPVRLRCESLPENDCAQGQVSQAAPEAPAAAAATCETITVPLCKDLPYTETIMPNLIGHKSQVEAGLDMQQFSSLVRVGCSPQLKPFLCSLFAPECEAGEARPPCRTLCEQARSGCESLMNKFEVQWPESFQCDKFTTESCERRPAFILPTIPSGVCQKISVPLCIGLPYTETVLPNLLGHVHQRDVDQAIQTFASLVQVECSPHLKPFLCSVFTPECQSGRPRPPCRTLCEQARFSCEPLMNRFGLRWPETLKCERFTTESCEHFGVGSNGRICEPITIPVCQGLSYNLTITPNLLGHASQRDAVMKMSFFNSFVQKLCSVDIRLFLCTVYAPKCVAGEVQKPCKSFCERAKRGCEDLMHSFGVSWPEELQCNAFPEEMCISEDSRPDVLTAEDVVAKLIAAGYSVRGQSLTLRTAHLLVTLMDADKTEDLDSVEVFKMEHYVAVVRREYVESYESRNPPSVTQTQLKKALSAREFNIGEETFRTLWRDHRTENGIEYDDFVAVIIKLQILTERFESQLLNLPCDCKVASFSFRQFIRSAIF